The stretch of DNA CGACGGCGATCAGTGGTCGCCACATCGTCGAGGCGGTCTCGTGGGGACTGGTGACCTCGGTCGTCCTCAACCTGGGCTTTGGGCTGGCGTCGGTGAGCGACATGATCGTGTTCCAGGCCCCGCGGGACGCGGGGCTCGCCCAGTCGCTGTCGGGCCTGCCGTTCGTCGAACTCGTCGACAGCGGGCAGTCTGCCGTCGCCGGTAGCATCTACGCCGGCGCGCTGAGCTTCTTCCCGCTGATCGTGCTCACGCTGTTGATCGTCGCGGGCGCGCGGATTCTGGTGCGCGGCGGTGGGTTCGCGGTGATCCAGGACTGGCTGCTGGAGACGTTCGCCACGACCGTGCGCCGGGCCGAGCTCACGATGGTGCTCGGGACCGCGACCGTCAACTCCATGATCACGATCAACACCGCCGCCGAGATCGCGATCGCACCGTACATCGCACGGATCGGCGAGCGGTTCAACATCAACGCCTACCGCCGGGCGAACATCCTCGACGCGAACACCTCCGCGCTCGGCTACATTTTCCCATGGGGCGGCGGCGTCCTCGCGGGCTACTCCGCGATGGTGGGCCTCCCCGACCAGTACGAGTGGTTCACCCAGTCGATGGTCGTCAACCCCATCGACGTCTGGCCGTTCGTCTTCCACGGCTGGCTCCTCTTTTTCGTCTTCATCGCCTCGGCGCTGACCGGGTTCGGGCTCGAATACGTTGCCGACCGCGAATCCGATGAGGTGGCGCGGGTATGAGCCGACTGAGTGCGCTGTTCGAAGGCGTAGGGTTCCGAACGAACAGGCCGACGTTCGAGCCGGGCGAGGAGCTCGCGGCGTTCGTCACCGGCTACGAGGACGGGCAGGCCCTCGTGCGGATCGGCGATACGGTGCTCTGGATCGACGACACCACGCCCGATCTGGTCGATACCCAGATCCGGCTCCGGGTCGAGGAGTTCGACGACAACGATCACGTCGGGCGGGCGACCGTCCTCGACACGATCGGCGATAGCTCGTTCTGATGCGTCGTTTTCGAACGGTCGTCTCGCGAGAAGATCAGCACACGGACAACGGTCGTGACCGCTCCTGACGACCGCTACTCGCCGGGCGTGTACGCCTCGTTGTACGCCACGCAGTCGTGGAGACCGTTCTGATCGAACCGCTTGATGTGCCCGCCGACGACGTACAGCGTCCCGTCGATCACGCCCGATGTGGCCCCACCCCGCTGGTGGGTCGGTCCGGGAAGATCGGTCGTGAACGAGTCGCTCACGGGGTCGTAGCGGTGGGCGACCGTCTCGTAGCGGTCGATCGTCGCTTCGCCCTGCCAGAACATTCCGTGGGTGAGATACGCCCGATTGCCGATGACGGGATCGCCGTGAGTGGCGTAGGTGCCGGCTCGTGGCATGGGCGTCGCGCGCTCGAACGAGCCGCCAGCGACGTCGTATCGGAAGTTCGAGTCCGTCGGGCCGGTGGTGCCCGACAGCCCGCCGATGACGTGGATGTACTGTCTCCCTCCATCGTTGAGCAGCGCGACCGTGGGCCAGCGTTTCGCTTCGGGCATCCGCGCGAGATCCGGATCGGCGACCGACTCGCTCGCGGGATCGAACGTCCAGAGCCGACGCTCGTCGAACGTTCCGGGCACGTCGCCGTCGAACCCGTGATCGGTCGCGGTCTCGGCGTCGTGTGCGCCGGTGCCGCCGCCCACGCAGTAGACCAGGCCGTCGGCGGGATTGTAGACCCCGCCCATCACCCAGTTCGGGTACGGACAGCGCGTTCCCTGGGTTGCGGTCAGATCCGTCCAGCCCTCGTCCGGTCGGTAGCGAGAGATCACGTCCGAGGGCGGCGGCCCGCCCTCGTAGGGGCCGTTGGTGGGTGCGCCGCCGAAGCTGTAGAGCGCGTCGTCGGTGGCGACCCCGCAGGGACCCCACAGCGCCCGTGGGAAGTCGGCTCGTCGATCCCACGTGCCCCCCGAACCCGCTGCCGGGTCGTACGCGAACGTCTGCCGGGTGGCGGCCAGCCCTGTGGCGGTCTCGATCCCACCGAAGAAGTAGAGTTCGCCGTCGAGTACCCCACCGCCGGCGTCGCTCCCGACGACCGGGAGAGCGGTGCGCTCGGTCCAGCCCACGGACGGCTCCGGTGCGGTCGGCGTCTCGGTCCGTGTTGCGGTCGGTGTTGCGGTTTCGGTCGGCGTTCGTGTCGCCGTCTCGGTCGGTGTCGCGGTCGCCGTTTCGGTCCGAGTGGCCGTCCGCGTCGGTGTGACCGTCGTGGTTTCGGACGATGTCGTGGTCCGGGTAGCGTTCGAGGATGGAGTCGCCGATCCGTTCGACGCGTTGGCGGCCGCGGTCGTCGGTGGCACGGTCGTCGGGTTCGCGGACGTGATGATCGACTGCTCCTGGGTCGTCGTTCGCTCGCCGTCCGACCGGGCTCCGGTTCCGTTGGCTGCGTCGGTGCGGCGCGTCGCTCCGGTCGTCGCGTCGCTGCTCGAACCGTTTCCGTCTGAGGCGTTCTCACTGGAACCGTTGCCGTCACCACCGGAGCCACCGAACAGACAGCCGGCCATCGCGGCGCTCGCGCCGAGGCCGATCGCTCGGAGGAGGGTTCGTCTGGCGGTCCCGTCGCGGTCGGCGGAGCGGTGGTCTTCGGTCATCCCTCGTGGTGTGGTGGTCTCGCGTGGTCTCCGGGCGGTGCCGGGTCGATGCGGGCTGTGTGGCCGATCTCAGGCCTCGTCCTCGGCTTCCTCGTCTTCTTCGATCAGTTCGGGGTCGCTGAGCGCACTTTCGAGACTGCCGAGCCCGTTGAGCCACTCGGCGACCGGGCCGTAGCCGACGTCGTCGATCACCGACCGATCGAGCTCCGCGCCGTCGATCAGCAGCGTTCCAGCCCGGGCGCAGTGGCCGAGCGCGTCGTCGAACTCCTCCTCGCTCTCGGCGGCGTCGGCGGCCCGGAGACACTCGGCGACATCGGCGTCGGCGACGCCCTCGGCGACGTACAGCTCCGCGGCGTAGAACACACAGACCAGCGAGGTCTGGACGCCGTCGACGAGCAGCAGGGTTTCCTCGTCGTCGATGTCGACGTCCGCGAGCACGATTTCGCGGACGTTCGCGAGCTCGTTCATCGTCATCTCGGCATCGAGCTCTTCGTTGTCGTACGCGGTGAGGACCTTTACGACCGCGATCGCAGCGTCCTCCTGGAGGTTCCAGAGCAGGCGTGCGGCGTCCTCGTCCTCGGGATCGAGGTCCTCGTCGCGGAGGCGGTCGAGCCAGTTCTGCCAGCGTTCGTCGGTGTAGAAGCCGTCCGTGGGTGCGCTCATACCCGCACCGAACGTTGCGCTATTGATAGACCTTTTCGTCTACCCGAGGGTCGCGCGCGTGTCGATGCCATAGACCTCGGCCGGCGTCTCGACGTGAGCGGTCTCGATCGCCTCCTCCCAGCCCTCCTCGCGGAGCCACCGCACCCGCCGGGGGACGGTTTTCGGGCCAAGTACGGCACCGGGCCGGTCGGGGTCGTCGACGAAATCGGTCTCTATCAGAAACGGCTCCTCGGCAGTCTCGGCGCGCTCTGCGGCCTCGGTCAACCGATCCTTGTCGCTCATCACGCTCGGGGTCGGGCCGGCGAGTCGGCCGCCAGCGTAGTGTTTGACGACACGATGGGAAGCGAGCCCGCGCGCTTCGGCCCACTCGGCGATCTCAGTCAGGTCGTCGCTCGCCTCGGTGTGGAGCTGGACCGCACAATCGAGATCGGCCCCGAGCGCGAGCGCGTGTTTGAGGACCTCGTTCGAGGCGTCCCACACCGCGTCGGGAACCTCGTAGTGGGGCCGACCGGATTTGAGCGCGAGCGCCTGGCCGTCGGCGACGTACTCTGCGGCGGCGTCGAGACCGGCCTGCATCAGGTCGCGCGCCTCGGCTGGCGCGAACCCGCGGTCGTCGACGAGCTTCGAGACGAGTCCGGGATGCACAC from Halococcus salifodinae DSM 8989 encodes:
- a CDS encoding DUF7513 family protein is translated as MSRLSALFEGVGFRTNRPTFEPGEELAAFVTGYEDGQALVRIGDTVLWIDDTTPDLVDTQIRLRVEEFDDNDHVGRATVLDTIGDSSF
- a CDS encoding Kelch repeat-containing protein, with protein sequence MTEDHRSADRDGTARRTLLRAIGLGASAAMAGCLFGGSGGDGNGSSENASDGNGSSSDATTGATRRTDAANGTGARSDGERTTTQEQSIITSANPTTVPPTTAAANASNGSATPSSNATRTTTSSETTTVTPTRTATRTETATATPTETATRTPTETATPTATRTETPTAPEPSVGWTERTALPVVGSDAGGGVLDGELYFFGGIETATGLAATRQTFAYDPAAGSGGTWDRRADFPRALWGPCGVATDDALYSFGGAPTNGPYEGGPPPSDVISRYRPDEGWTDLTATQGTRCPYPNWVMGGVYNPADGLVYCVGGGTGAHDAETATDHGFDGDVPGTFDERRLWTFDPASESVADPDLARMPEAKRWPTVALLNDGGRQYIHVIGGLSGTTGPTDSNFRYDVAGGSFERATPMPRAGTYATHGDPVIGNRAYLTHGMFWQGEATIDRYETVAHRYDPVSDSFTTDLPGPTHQRGGATSGVIDGTLYVVGGHIKRFDQNGLHDCVAYNEAYTPGE
- a CDS encoding DUF2150 family protein, which translates into the protein MSAPTDGFYTDERWQNWLDRLRDEDLDPEDEDAARLLWNLQEDAAIAVVKVLTAYDNEELDAEMTMNELANVREIVLADVDIDDEETLLLVDGVQTSLVCVFYAAELYVAEGVADADVAECLRAADAAESEEEFDDALGHCARAGTLLIDGAELDRSVIDDVGYGPVAEWLNGLGSLESALSDPELIEEDEEAEDEA
- a CDS encoding TatD family hydrolase; the protein is MELDTPVLDNHLHLDPEHGKGIEAVKDFARVGGTHLLVVNKPSWLLGVDVEQGADFEAVFETTIKVVTEASEILDGRAWPVLGVHPGLVSKLVDDRGFAPAEARDLMQAGLDAAAEYVADGQALALKSGRPHYEVPDAVWDASNEVLKHALALGADLDCAVQLHTEASDDLTEIAEWAEARGLASHRVVKHYAGGRLAGPTPSVMSDKDRLTEAAERAETAEEPFLIETDFVDDPDRPGAVLGPKTVPRRVRWLREEGWEEAIETAHVETPAEVYGIDTRATLG